The genomic window CCCTAAATGGAATAAGAGACTCATCAATGCAGCAAGTTTCGGAagatgataatttaaaatttgtaactaTTTTGTCAATCAAAGGTTGAATCTTATGGAGTCTGTCATTTGCTGGATTATCCTAATTATCTGCAAAGTGCAACATACGTAGTAACAGCTCAAATCTATTACGTATCATAATTTTGGGAGCCatagaatttttatatatatcttCTCGGCTCCAATAGGCTTGTATATTGGGCATTTTTACAATACCCAAATAGGAGGGCAAGCCAAAAACTTTcttgatttcatttttatttgtgggtAACCAGTTATGTAACCTAAATTTACTACTTACATCTGCCTCACTTGTAATAACTTGTGTGGCATAAAGATTCGTTTGGTCAGCAATGTATTGGAAAATAGGATCATCAACCAGTGAAAAGAAGAACATTTCAAGAGGTTCTTCGCACAGAAGCTCAGCAAGATGGGGTTCAGTGCCAGTATGTTTTGTAAAGGATAATAAAACTGGTTGTTTACCTGTTGGAATTCTCCATATCATATTATCTGAGACAGCGTTATCAGCTAAACCGTTATCTGTATCTGTGTTTTGCGTAGGCACGGAGGCAGAACTACTTCCTGGCAATGGAGAATTTGTACCAGTATTACCAGATAATTCATCGTCACTGTTGTTTGTGTATTGAGCAGGCACGGGGGAGCTGGTAGAATTTATATTGGAACTTCCAGATGTGTCATCATCACTGGGTTCATAGTTACTATCTGCGACACTATcgcctaaaaaaaaatccataaaaggTTATACACCTTAGCAGTCCAGTTATTTTCAGAAGTTAACTCAGTTTAGGTTTACtagctcaaatttaaaacatgttttacaCATTAAATTGATTTGTAAACAATGctaaaaatataggtataaaataTATGCCTACATCATAATAACCTAATCTACCCaccacaataaaaaaacaaaaaaaacagcaCGACTATACACAATTTACGGAATAAAGATAAGTTTCTCTTACCATTATCCTCTGATTGAGAAGATTCATCTGACATGTTTTCCATAATTCGATCCATTTCGTCTTGTAACTCTTTTTGCGTCAAAGCACGTTTCCTGGACATTATAGAAACGCaaagtacaaacaaaaatatcaacaaaaaccACCTATTCCGTCTGAAACGTTTATTAATTGAAATGTAATTAGAAAGACAGCAGACTCCAAGTGCTGACTTGTTAGGATTGCGCAAAATTGCTGTGCGGACCGAGGAATAGACCGCGTTGGCGCGTATGattaaaaaagttacttccGCGCACTATTAGACCGCGTGACATTTTCGTcacttttgacataaaaatgacATCTACAAAAAACTAACTGCAGGTGACGTGATAATAACTAAAAGCCTTTGACTAGTGGGTtcagaactttttttttcttggaccCTACTTTTGTGGCTTTAAGGGGTTTAGGACAtttgaacttttcttcttaaaatcacctAAGGATTAACACCCTAAAGGATCCGtatcttattctgtaacaccctTTATACATAAagggaaaaaatattaactcCAATGAATATCATTAAATATCCGTACCATTCTACTATAGGCCCTAAGTCATGCGCTGGAATGCCATTTTCAATGCTAGGATCTTCATcatcaattttcttaatatatccAGAAAATCTAAGCAAAACATCTCTTTCTATTAAGCCAGCATCAAAGGCACATAAATGCCCTTTGTCATCATATACACTAAAGTGAGTG from Anthonomus grandis grandis chromosome 13, icAntGran1.3, whole genome shotgun sequence includes these protein-coding regions:
- the LOC126744153 gene encoding piggyBac transposable element-derived protein 4-like — translated: MSRKRALTQKELQDEMDRIMENMSDESSQSEDNGDSVADSNYEPSDDDTSGSSNINSTSSPVPAQYTNNSDDELSGNTGTNSPLPGSSSASVPTQNTDTDNGLADNAVSDNMIWRIPTGKQPVLLSFTKHTGTEPHLAELLCEEPLEMFFFSLVDDPIFQYIADQTNLYATQVITSEADVSSKFRLHNWLPTNKNEIKKVFGLPSYLGIVKMPNIQAYWSREDIYKNSMAPKIMIRNRFELLLRMLHFADN